A region from the Prevotella melaninogenica genome encodes:
- the lptB gene encoding LPS export ABC transporter ATP-binding protein yields the protein MSELDDFVVRPRGNGSVLRTEKLVKRYGKRTVANGVSINVKQGEIVGLLGPNGAGKTTSFYMTTGLVVPNEGHVYIDDQEITNFPVYKRARAGIGYLPQEASVFRKMSVEDNIMSVLEMTKLSKLERIDKMESLIREFRLEKVRKNLGDRLSGGERRRCEIARCLAIDPKFIMLDEPFAGVDPIAVEDIQHIVWRLKFRNIGILITDHNVHETLNITDRAYLLFEGRILFKGTPEELAANKIVKEKYLGTDFVLQKKDFQLLDQRKRAQEEANGL from the coding sequence ATGTCAGAGTTAGATGATTTTGTTGTACGCCCAAGAGGCAATGGGAGTGTTCTTCGTACAGAAAAGCTGGTGAAGCGTTACGGAAAGCGTACCGTTGCCAATGGTGTGAGCATCAATGTGAAACAAGGTGAGATTGTGGGATTGCTTGGACCAAATGGTGCGGGAAAAACCACATCGTTCTATATGACAACGGGATTGGTTGTACCAAATGAGGGACATGTGTATATTGACGATCAGGAGATAACCAACTTTCCTGTTTATAAGCGTGCCCGTGCTGGTATTGGATATCTGCCACAAGAGGCGAGTGTTTTCCGTAAGATGAGCGTGGAAGATAATATTATGAGTGTCTTGGAGATGACAAAGCTATCTAAGCTGGAACGAATTGATAAGATGGAGAGTCTTATTCGCGAGTTTCGTTTGGAGAAAGTGCGTAAGAACCTCGGTGACCGCCTTTCAGGAGGTGAGCGTCGTCGCTGTGAGATTGCTCGTTGTTTAGCTATCGACCCAAAGTTTATCATGCTTGATGAGCCTTTTGCGGGTGTCGACCCTATTGCTGTTGAGGATATTCAGCACATTGTATGGCGTTTGAAGTTCCGTAATATCGGTATTCTTATCACTGACCACAACGTTCATGAGACGTTGAATATTACCGATCGCGCCTATCTTCTCTTTGAGGGACGCATCCTTTTCAAAGGTACACCGGAGGAGTTGGCAGCCAATAAGATTGTGAAAGAGAAGTATCTTGGTACTGATTTCGTTCTTCAGAAGAAAGACTTTCAGTTGCTTGACCAGCGTAAACGTGCGCAGGAAGAAGCAAACGGTTTATAA